A single region of the Marinobacter salinisoli genome encodes:
- the mfd gene encoding transcription-repair coupling factor, with protein MSRPSHSLIAPQAPKKAADHRTWGQLHGSSDALAICESAQAHQGLTLVITRSTDEAIRLEQSMRFFLGLSTSDESETVTPDGLELLSLPDWETLPYDLFSPHQDITSRRIRTLHRLPSTRHGVLVVPARTLMHRLAPVDYLQGNTLLLEVGQTLDIDAWRMQLEAAGYRHSENVYEHGEYAVRGAILDIYPMGSNLPYRIDLFDNEIETLRTFDPETQRSIDRIERIELLPAYEFPWHKDARSGFRNRFFEYFPSADKDTPIYKDVSQAITSPGIEYYLPLFFDHTATLFDYLPGNTLVFTADGLNDAVALFDAETRARFEDRRHDRMRPILPPTELFLQQDELFGHLKHFPRVTTTAQTAEGTGAENCPTSSLPDVAMDGRAADPSGRLKRFLDEFTGRVLICAESSGRREALIENLGDHQLKLTPENSWQAFLDDRDSTLAITIAPMEQGLVLAEEHIALITETALFGERVLQRRRREKPTQTDDAGYRDLSELRIGAPVVHIDHGVGRYKGLETITVEGESNEFLMLEYAGGSKLYVPVSSLHLISRYAGTDEEHAPLHKLGTERWSNAKQKALEKIRDTAAELLDVYARREARKGFSFEDPKEAYRAFAAGFPFEETPDQEVAIAAVTEDMTSERPMDRLVCGDVGFGKTEVAMRAAFIATHSGKQVAVLVPTTLLAQQHYESFRDRFSDTAVNVELLSRFRSSGQTSKALTAIEEGRADIVIGTHKLLQADIKFKNLGLVIIDEEHRFGVQQKEKLKALRAEVDMLTLTATPIPRTLNMAMGHLRDLSIIATPPARRLSVKTFVRQRDDAMVKEAILREILRGGQVYFLHNDVATIEKTAEDLRRLIPEARVGVAHGQMRERELEQIMSDFYHKRFNVLVCTTIIETGIDIPSANTIIIERADKFGLAQLHQLRGRVGRSHHQAYAYLLTPPPRSITSDAKKRLDAISESQDLGAGFMLATHDLEIRGAGELLGEGQSGQIESIGFSLYMQLLDEAVKAIRDGRTPNADLPLSHGTEMNLRIPALIPEDYLPDVHNRLMLYKRIASVDSREALKELQVEMIDRFGLLPEPAKNLIRQTELRLLADSLGIVQVDAGREWVRLEFGASTPVDPLVLVKKVQAAPDQFRLEGANSFRFRLKDTSTSGKLDGISKTLGELAPAKAAEATS; from the coding sequence ATGTCGCGACCTTCCCATTCGCTGATTGCCCCACAAGCGCCCAAGAAAGCCGCCGACCACCGCACCTGGGGGCAATTACACGGCAGCAGTGACGCCCTCGCCATCTGCGAGAGCGCCCAGGCCCATCAGGGGCTAACCCTCGTCATTACCCGCAGCACAGACGAAGCGATCCGCCTCGAACAGTCCATGCGCTTCTTCCTGGGGCTGTCGACCTCTGACGAATCCGAAACGGTCACGCCGGACGGCCTTGAGTTGCTGTCGCTGCCGGACTGGGAAACCCTGCCCTACGATCTGTTCTCGCCGCACCAGGACATTACCTCCCGGCGCATCCGGACCCTGCATCGACTGCCATCCACCCGTCATGGCGTGCTGGTGGTGCCGGCACGCACCCTGATGCATCGACTGGCGCCAGTGGATTATCTGCAAGGCAACACCCTGCTGCTGGAAGTGGGCCAGACCCTGGATATTGACGCCTGGCGCATGCAACTGGAGGCGGCCGGCTATCGACATAGCGAAAACGTCTACGAACACGGCGAGTACGCCGTCAGGGGTGCCATCCTCGACATCTACCCCATGGGGTCCAACCTGCCGTACCGGATTGACCTGTTCGACAATGAAATCGAAACCCTGCGCACCTTTGACCCGGAAACCCAGCGCTCCATCGATCGTATCGAACGCATCGAACTGCTGCCGGCGTACGAGTTTCCATGGCACAAGGACGCGCGGTCAGGTTTCCGAAATCGGTTCTTCGAATACTTCCCGAGCGCCGACAAGGACACTCCTATCTATAAAGACGTTTCACAGGCCATCACGTCGCCGGGCATCGAATACTATTTGCCGCTGTTTTTCGACCACACGGCCACCCTGTTCGATTACCTGCCGGGCAACACCCTGGTGTTCACTGCCGACGGTCTGAATGACGCAGTGGCTTTGTTCGACGCCGAGACCCGGGCCCGTTTCGAAGACCGCCGCCACGATCGGATGCGTCCGATCCTGCCCCCGACGGAGCTCTTCCTTCAGCAGGACGAGCTGTTCGGGCACCTGAAGCACTTTCCCCGCGTCACCACGACGGCGCAGACCGCCGAGGGCACGGGCGCAGAAAACTGCCCCACGTCCAGCCTGCCGGATGTCGCGATGGACGGCCGTGCTGCCGACCCCTCCGGACGCCTGAAACGCTTCCTGGACGAATTCACCGGGCGGGTGCTGATCTGCGCCGAATCGTCGGGACGCCGGGAGGCATTGATCGAAAACCTCGGCGACCATCAGCTCAAGCTCACGCCCGAGAACAGCTGGCAAGCCTTCCTGGATGACAGAGACAGCACACTCGCCATTACCATTGCCCCCATGGAGCAAGGGCTCGTGCTTGCTGAAGAGCACATCGCCCTGATCACCGAAACCGCCCTGTTTGGCGAGCGCGTCTTGCAGCGCCGGCGGCGGGAAAAACCCACGCAGACCGACGACGCTGGCTACCGGGACCTGTCGGAACTGCGGATTGGCGCCCCGGTGGTCCATATCGACCATGGGGTTGGTCGCTATAAGGGCCTGGAAACCATCACCGTGGAGGGCGAATCCAACGAGTTCCTGATGCTGGAGTATGCCGGTGGCTCCAAGCTGTACGTTCCCGTGTCCAGCCTGCACCTGATCTCCCGGTACGCGGGCACCGACGAAGAGCACGCGCCTCTGCACAAACTCGGCACCGAACGCTGGAGCAACGCCAAACAGAAGGCGCTGGAAAAAATTCGCGACACCGCAGCCGAATTGCTGGACGTGTACGCGCGCCGGGAGGCCAGAAAAGGCTTCAGCTTTGAAGACCCCAAAGAGGCCTACCGGGCCTTTGCGGCCGGTTTCCCGTTCGAGGAAACCCCGGATCAGGAAGTGGCCATTGCCGCCGTGACCGAAGACATGACCAGCGAACGCCCGATGGATCGCCTGGTGTGCGGTGATGTCGGCTTCGGAAAAACCGAAGTGGCCATGCGGGCTGCATTCATTGCCACTCACTCAGGCAAACAGGTTGCCGTGCTGGTACCTACCACCCTGCTCGCGCAACAGCATTACGAATCCTTCCGGGATCGCTTTTCCGACACGGCGGTGAATGTGGAACTGCTCAGCCGCTTTCGCAGCAGCGGCCAGACCAGCAAGGCCCTGACGGCCATCGAAGAAGGCAGGGCCGACATAGTAATCGGCACGCACAAGCTGCTCCAGGCTGACATCAAGTTCAAGAACCTCGGGCTGGTGATTATCGACGAGGAGCACCGGTTCGGCGTGCAACAGAAAGAAAAGCTCAAGGCCCTGCGCGCCGAGGTGGACATGCTAACCCTGACAGCCACGCCTATCCCGCGCACCCTTAACATGGCCATGGGACACCTTCGTGACCTGTCGATCATCGCCACTCCGCCGGCGCGACGACTGTCGGTGAAAACCTTTGTGCGCCAGCGGGATGATGCCATGGTGAAGGAAGCCATCCTGCGGGAAATCCTGCGCGGCGGTCAGGTGTATTTCCTGCACAACGACGTCGCCACCATCGAGAAAACCGCAGAAGACCTTCGCCGCCTCATACCCGAAGCCCGGGTTGGTGTCGCCCACGGCCAGATGCGCGAGCGTGAGCTCGAACAGATCATGTCGGATTTTTACCACAAACGCTTCAATGTGCTGGTGTGCACCACCATCATCGAAACCGGCATCGACATCCCGAGCGCCAACACCATCATCATTGAACGCGCCGACAAGTTTGGCCTGGCGCAGTTACACCAGCTCCGGGGCCGGGTCGGTCGATCGCATCACCAGGCCTACGCTTACCTGTTGACCCCTCCGCCGCGCTCGATCACCTCAGACGCGAAGAAGCGTCTGGATGCCATTTCCGAGTCCCAGGACCTGGGCGCCGGCTTCATGCTGGCTACCCACGACCTCGAAATTCGCGGCGCCGGTGAACTGCTGGGCGAGGGACAGAGCGGCCAGATTGAAAGCATCGGGTTCAGTCTGTACATGCAACTGCTGGATGAGGCTGTCAAAGCCATCAGAGACGGCCGCACCCCCAATGCCGACCTGCCCCTGAGTCATGGTACGGAAATGAATCTGCGCATCCCGGCGCTGATTCCCGAGGATTACCTGCCCGACGTTCACAACCGGTTGATGCTGTACAAGCGCATTGCCAGCGTGGACAGCCGGGAGGCCCTCAAAGAGCTGCAAGTCGAAATGATCGATCGCTTTGGCCTGCTGCCGGAACCGGCGAAAAACCTGATCCGGCAAACCGAGCTCAGGCTCCTGGCAGACAGCCTGGGCATCGTTCAGGTCGATGCAGGCCGGGAATGGGTGCGCCTGGAGTTCGGCGCGTCAACGCCGGTCGATCCGCTGGTGCTGGTGAAAAAAGTCCAGGCCGCTCCGGATCAGTTCCGACTGGAGGGCGCCAACAGCTTCCGTTTTCGGCTGAAGGACACTTCTACCAGTGGTAAACTCGACGGCATTTCCAAGACACTGGGCGAGCTGGCCCCCGCGAAAGCCGCGGAAGCCACCTCATAG
- a CDS encoding CsiV family protein → MLIDGLLPRRTLIRTLFAGLLLSFPFAGHAQESASSPNSAQGIPSDYYRAELVILERRIEPSAVNENMKGRAVEPAPETEAVLQAIAQDGTVQTTLDLAPTSELSLNSAAQRLVNSGRYRVLVNAGWYQAFPPDYDGEPLKVAVGDWLERAGVREIEGTITIDRQRYLHVDVHLNHWQYAESTPMAEIAEAPAEGEAPVAATTEGGLNEQADSNTLQPGLTGTPLELLTWIRETRRMRSEEIHFLDSPTIGVLVFFKKIEATD, encoded by the coding sequence TTGCTAATTGACGGTCTCTTACCGCGCCGCACCTTGATCCGGACACTGTTCGCAGGTCTTCTGCTGTCGTTCCCTTTTGCGGGACACGCGCAGGAGTCCGCGTCATCGCCCAACTCGGCGCAGGGCATTCCCTCCGATTATTACCGGGCCGAACTGGTTATTCTCGAGCGCCGGATTGAACCGTCGGCGGTCAATGAAAACATGAAAGGTCGGGCGGTTGAGCCCGCGCCGGAGACGGAAGCCGTTCTGCAGGCTATCGCTCAGGATGGCACCGTACAAACCACCCTGGACCTCGCACCAACCTCTGAGCTGTCATTGAACTCCGCGGCCCAGCGTTTGGTGAACAGCGGCCGGTATCGCGTGCTGGTTAACGCCGGCTGGTACCAGGCCTTCCCGCCAGACTACGACGGCGAGCCGCTGAAGGTGGCTGTGGGCGACTGGCTCGAACGTGCCGGCGTCAGGGAAATCGAGGGCACCATCACCATCGACCGTCAGCGTTACCTGCACGTGGATGTTCATCTGAATCACTGGCAGTACGCTGAATCCACGCCGATGGCGGAAATCGCAGAAGCACCGGCGGAGGGCGAAGCACCGGTGGCGGCAACCACAGAGGGTGGGCTCAATGAGCAGGCTGACAGCAACACCCTCCAGCCCGGCCTTACCGGAACGCCGCTGGAACTGCTGACCTGGATTCGGGAAACCCGCCGCATGCGTAGCGAGGAAATCCATTTCCTGGATTCCCCCACCATCGGCGTCCTGGTGTTTTTCAAGAAGATTGAGGCAACGGACTAA
- a CDS encoding S-methyl-5'-thioinosine phosphorylase, giving the protein MQAKTEARPVGIIGGTGLTTLSGLQIIGEQMVDTDWGEPSAPLVEGRLGEQPVVFLARHGNPHRIPPHQVNYRANLQALLRAGVRTVVGVNAVGGIHPAMGPAHVVVPDQLIDYTWGRASTFFEGELESVTHIDFTFPYDRDARQVLIDAAAGQGIQCSASGVYGATQGPRLETAAEIRRMERDGCDIVGMTGMPEAVLAAELGLRYVCLGLVVNWAAGKTDQIITMEEIQAAIDTGMSDVKVMLEQSVAGLGRLSPLPQSS; this is encoded by the coding sequence ATGCAGGCAAAAACGGAAGCCCGACCGGTCGGGATTATTGGTGGCACCGGGCTGACCACGCTCAGCGGACTGCAAATCATCGGCGAACAGATGGTCGATACGGACTGGGGCGAGCCCTCGGCACCGCTGGTGGAAGGCCGCCTGGGCGAGCAACCGGTGGTTTTCCTGGCGCGTCATGGCAACCCGCACCGCATTCCGCCGCACCAGGTCAATTACCGGGCTAACCTTCAGGCACTGCTTCGCGCGGGTGTTCGTACGGTGGTTGGCGTAAACGCTGTCGGTGGCATTCACCCTGCCATGGGGCCGGCTCATGTGGTGGTTCCCGATCAATTGATTGACTACACCTGGGGCCGGGCGAGCACTTTCTTCGAGGGTGAACTGGAATCCGTGACCCACATAGATTTCACCTTTCCCTACGACCGGGACGCGCGACAGGTGCTGATTGATGCCGCCGCCGGGCAGGGCATTCAATGCTCTGCCTCTGGCGTGTACGGTGCGACCCAGGGGCCGCGCCTGGAGACGGCGGCTGAAATTCGCCGGATGGAGCGTGATGGGTGCGATATCGTCGGCATGACCGGGATGCCTGAAGCTGTGCTGGCGGCTGAGCTCGGGCTGCGCTATGTCTGCCTCGGACTCGTGGTGAACTGGGCGGCCGGGAAGACCGACCAGATTATCACCATGGAGGAAATTCAGGCGGCCATCGATACCGGCATGTCTGACGTTAAGGTCATGCTCGAGCAGTCGGTGGCCGGGCTGGGCAGGCTTAGTCCGTTGCCTCAATCTTCTTGA
- a CDS encoding mechanosensitive ion channel family protein: MFEDAHSTVDSWIANFGLLSQSWRVALVVFGLVLGTATIAFIASRIIGFLEGKFGNTKNHWDDALLHAVRKPVVAFVWLQGVYWAAEVAYRHSDAEIFKVNQTILEIGFIWIFAWFMLRLIKEGETVLVSPVKMKRPMDYTTVNAVSKLARAAVIITVVLIAMQSLGYSISGVLAFGGVGGVAVGFAAKDLLANFFGGVIIHFDRPFKVGDWVRSPDRSIEGVVEHIGWRITTIRTFDKRPLYVPNAAFTTIAVENPSRMTNRRISETIGIRYADVSQMDQIVSDIRSMLQGHDEIDANQTLIVNFVAFNASSLDIMVYTFTKTTDWVRFHEIKQDVLLQISGIIEGYGAEVAFPTRTLHLPDGVRLAQGSGQADSSDSYEETQAGESGSNNRAPAVQADKA; the protein is encoded by the coding sequence ATGTTCGAAGACGCACACTCCACCGTTGATAGCTGGATCGCCAATTTCGGCCTGCTTTCGCAAAGTTGGCGCGTGGCACTTGTTGTGTTTGGCCTGGTTCTTGGCACCGCCACCATCGCTTTCATTGCCAGCCGGATAATCGGGTTTCTTGAGGGCAAATTCGGTAACACCAAGAATCACTGGGATGATGCGTTGCTTCATGCCGTGCGCAAGCCGGTCGTCGCTTTTGTCTGGCTTCAGGGTGTCTACTGGGCGGCGGAGGTTGCCTACCGCCACTCGGATGCGGAAATTTTCAAGGTCAATCAAACCATCCTTGAGATCGGCTTTATCTGGATTTTCGCGTGGTTCATGCTGCGCCTGATCAAGGAGGGCGAGACTGTTCTCGTTTCTCCGGTGAAAATGAAGCGGCCAATGGACTACACCACCGTCAATGCGGTGAGTAAGTTGGCCCGGGCCGCGGTGATTATTACCGTGGTATTGATTGCCATGCAGTCTCTTGGCTACAGCATATCCGGCGTTCTGGCATTCGGTGGTGTAGGTGGTGTCGCCGTCGGCTTTGCGGCCAAGGATCTGTTGGCGAACTTTTTTGGCGGCGTCATCATCCATTTCGACCGGCCGTTCAAGGTCGGCGACTGGGTGCGTTCGCCGGACCGGAGCATCGAAGGCGTGGTCGAACACATTGGCTGGCGAATCACGACCATTCGTACTTTCGACAAGCGCCCGCTCTACGTCCCCAATGCCGCCTTTACGACCATTGCGGTGGAGAATCCCTCGCGCATGACCAATCGTCGTATCAGCGAAACCATCGGTATTCGTTATGCGGACGTGAGTCAGATGGACCAGATCGTATCGGATATCAGATCCATGCTGCAGGGGCATGACGAAATCGACGCAAATCAGACCCTCATCGTGAACTTCGTGGCGTTCAATGCGTCGTCGCTGGATATCATGGTGTACACCTTCACCAAGACCACCGATTGGGTGCGCTTCCACGAGATCAAACAGGACGTGCTTCTTCAGATCAGTGGCATCATTGAAGGCTATGGTGCTGAAGTGGCGTTCCCGACCCGCACTTTGCATTTGCCGGACGGCGTGCGTCTTGCGCAGGGGAGCGGTCAGGCCGATTCCTCTGATTCCTATGAAGAGACTCAGGCCGGGGAATCCGGGTCAAATAATCGTGCCCCGGCGGTTCAGGCCGACAAAGCGTGA
- a CDS encoding L,D-transpeptidase, whose translation MNDSSIALRIDINLDRQTLTLAGPAGEVLAEYPVSTGLNGAGEQDGSGCTPRGDHYVRAMIGAEQPEGTVFRGRRPTGEIYSKELAQAHPDRDWILSRILWLCGRESGRNRGPGVDTFRRFIYIHGTPDTEPMGVPMSHGCVRMRNADVIDLFQRVKPGTPVTIR comes from the coding sequence TTGAATGATTCCTCCATTGCCCTCCGAATAGACATCAATCTTGATCGCCAGACGCTCACTCTCGCCGGCCCGGCAGGCGAGGTGCTGGCCGAGTATCCGGTATCCACTGGTCTTAATGGTGCGGGTGAGCAGGACGGCAGTGGCTGCACTCCTCGCGGCGATCACTACGTCCGCGCGATGATCGGTGCCGAGCAGCCCGAAGGCACCGTGTTTCGCGGGCGCCGACCCACCGGCGAGATCTACAGCAAGGAACTGGCTCAAGCCCACCCGGACCGGGACTGGATACTGAGTCGCATCTTGTGGCTTTGCGGCCGCGAGTCCGGCCGAAACCGGGGGCCGGGGGTCGATACTTTTCGTCGCTTCATATACATTCACGGCACACCCGATACCGAGCCCATGGGCGTTCCCATGTCCCATGGCTGTGTGCGCATGCGCAATGCTGACGTGATTGACCTGTTTCAGCGCGTTAAGCCGGGCACACCGGTGACCATTCGATAA